The segment AAGAAACTAACATGTAACATAACACAATTATTGTATGGAcgaattttacaatataatactTTGTTAGTAACACTAAACCAGTGATGTGCTGTCagctttaaaatgaatatatatttttttaatgaaaagaatgaaaatgcaGTTCACTAATACACTTACTTCAATTCCCATTTTCTATgatgagcattttaaaatgtctaaaattaatttagattattttttttttggggtggcctgaagtccaaattaaaaatgaaggtagaaaaagaaaaaaaacaacaatatatatatatatatatatatatatatatatatattaatttttcttaaatatatacatgcatgtgtttgtatttataaattcaccttaaatatatacagcacacactcctatattatgcaaacaaaaatgtttctttttgatgtgattaattgcttgacagcatatatatatatatatatatatatatatatatatatatatatatatatatatatatatatatatattacgacactgaaaataaaattaatttcatgaaaaaaaatctataaaaaaatgtgGTGCTGTAacatgccccccccccaaaaaaaaaaacgctcatAGAGAAATTTTTACTAGTCTTCAATTAGTCTTGATTGTCTGTAATTTCCTTATCACCTCCTTATCAGACAAAGCAGCTTGATTACCTCTGGATCTGCTGAAGTTACTGCGGCCATCATACAGGAAGTGACACGGCATGTGCCTCATTCCCTGACAATCTTGAAGTAATGAGTGAAAACTGAGTGCAGCTGTAGTTAGAAATCAAACTGCTTGAACTCCGTAGAGGATCAAAGTCATCTGCTCCTCTCTTCATGCTTCATTACAGCTCAAGATACACTCAGTTTTTACAGCACAGAATGAAGAACTGACTGTGTGTGGAGATACAGTTCTTGAGggagttttaatttaatttgtttattattattattttgaatttagttCTGCATAATTAACACATGTCCGAGGCCCTTCAGCCATTTTATTGGCTGTATTCCATGCATATATTTAGCATGCACATGTAGATGCATGCCTGATACAACACTGCAGTTTTGCCAAAACACTGGAACACGGGCCATTTCAGCTGCTCTGAGAGAAATGTAAATctgtaaatgaataataattctaACAGTAGCATGAGAACACAGGCAGGCAGCAATGCTACTGAtagaataattattcatttacagATTTACATTTCTCTCTACAAGGCAAGTTCCATCATAATCTTCCAAAAGCATTTATTGGCATTGCTTACCTGTAGGCAACAGCACAAGTTCATGCAGCTTGTACTGTATGTTGGGTTACAACCAAAAAACACATGAACCCACACATTACTGCTGTCAGTCAAACGACTTGTGGTTTGGTGAGAATTTGTCAGCTTTGATATTCAATATGTTCCTTTCGTAAGAGTTAATATGTTACATAACAGAGCCATAAAATGGTCATTATTATAACCATAATGACTATTACTGGTATATCATCACATCAGATATCCTTATGCAAAGTGCGTTTATAAggttaacataaaataataaacccCCAGGTCTTTTAACCCTGGTGGACAGTTTGCTTGTACAAAAAGAACTAAGTACAAAAGAGTTCCAATGAatattattcatttgtttgtttgtattttaactcACTAACAAATCAGTTTGGACACTCGAGCAATCatgaattcagttttatttaggTACTTCAATTCACTCAAAGATCAGTGTGGACACTTCTTAtttaaacaaaatctaaaaatgattttatgatatttttgatattctattttattaacaGAAGTTATTTCACACTTCTATTAGCACATAATCTAGGAAACATCTATTTTGTCCCAAAGCCACTTGTATGTGCAAACTGTCCCGTGGAGTGACATTGGTTAATCCGACTTTGTTTGTTTATGACTTCAAAAGCCCAGAAAACATGTTGAAACTTTCCCTCCTCTTCACATGAAGGCCACCATTTCCAGTTAACAAAAGAAGTTGAAAGGGCTCTTTTGGATTAGGATGGGTTTACAGGAAACGGTTACCTTAAAGAATAAAGAAAGTGAAAGTTTTTGCAGAAGCATATATAAAGGACGTGCAAGCAGCCGTGAGGCACATATCTGCTGAGCACAGGTGAACGAACACATACAGACGGACAGAATGATGTTCTCACACACTCTGACATTATGGACAGGTGCTCTGCTCATATTGAGCCTCAGTTTATGGAGCTGCACAACAGGTGAGTCAAAATGTCCAATTCTTTAGCAACATCCTTCTGCAAGAGTTTTAAACGAATctttagaaatgtatttgaaGTAATAACTTAAATATACAGTGTTTTGTATAATATGCATACAatatacttttactttttacaaaTATGATATCTTTTTTATAGGTGAGCCTGTTGTTAATGGTTAACATTCTGTGCACTGTTTAACTTTCCACAGCTCTGGACGATGGGGCAATggattgttgtttaaacaccagCAACCGGCGCATCCCAAAGAGGTTGGTGACGTCCTTCACCATTCAGACCGGTGATGGAGCGTGCAGAATACCTGCCACTATGTAAGTCGCATTACGCACATTTCAAAATGCCTCCATCATGCTGCAGACTTCAAGATGTATTTgagtttgcatatttaaatatgaatgaatttCCACAGATTTGTCACAAGGAAGGGATTAAAGCTCTGTGCACCATTTCCCAGTGACAATAACTGGGTGAGAAACCTGATCAATAACATACTAGCAGGATCTGTACCCAAAAAATCTAGAGGTACGTGTTTGTATGTACTTAATCATAAAATCTgggtatttaaaaaatctaaatgaatatgcatgcttttaaattctgtttgcataacataaaataacattaagaGGACAGCACCTAGCAACATCATATAACACTTAACATTTAGAAGAGATAATTTAGCAACGTTTACAACGTGATataacacaacaaaaataataaagaacaCAGCAGCATTTTGAACACATGAAGTCAAAGTaatgttaacaaaaacataatacaaaatTTAGAGCACAACGCACAGCAGCctattttaaagcttaaaaatGCAACATAAAATTTAGAACATAACATTTAGAACATAACATCAACATATAACATATCAACATAATATTTAGGTGACAGCATAACATTCAGAACTCATAGCAATGCAACAACAACATAAACTTAAACacaacaaataatacaattttgaacACAACACAACACCGCATCGCATAACATTACATCAAAACAATATAACTCTTAGAACACAACACAGCAACATAACAATAACAGTTATAACAAAATAACGTTGAGAGGACAATGTAACAATAACACAATACCATtgtacaaagcaaaacaaaaatataaaatttagaaCACGGCATAACATTCAGAACATAACATTCAGAGCACCAGTTgaacataacataacatcaaacaaattacaataaataacatttagaacataaaaaatcacatcaaataacatttagaaaatatatcaCATCGAATAACATTTAGAACATAgacaaaacattaaatgaaaaaaaaaaaaaacatttataacataggatttttttttctcttttcttacaGGAAAGAGGCATTGACAACAGTGAACCATCCCAGATTATGCAGGTCCACCCTGCTTTACACAGATGAATGGGACTGATCCTGGAACAGATACCTGATATTACTAAACCTTAATAGGAAAAACTGGTTTTCAGGTTTGCTACATGAGAACTCTAGTGGAGCAGGTCAAGTGTGAATCTATTGTCATAGGAATAAGCTTTAAAACACATGAgctgttttttaaatgtgaaccCTTCCCCAACTGGTATACATGAAGAGATTTTAAGCTAATTCATTTCTAATTTCCATCTCTTGTTGTTGAGTTTGTACTCTTGTATAAAGTTACTTTGTTTCCTGAgccattgaataaaaaataaaaaatgttttctatatttttactttgtattttagaatagaaataaaagcttttacattttaaatattacatctgTGTGCATGATTATTTATTCAAGTTACAGAAAAAACTCAACAAATTAccttaaaaaaacattctttcaaccaaaataatattttgtctcatttaaaaaaaggaatCGTTGGAGCAATGATAGCAGATGGTCTACATCTTATGCTAATGTTGTTGTGATTGTAAAGAGGTCCTGACTTTCACATGCTCTGCTTCTAAACTAACACTCAGCATACACACTAGAGCTTGAGCAGCTGGAGTGAGCTTTAAAATGGTTATTTGTGTAGGAAGCATTTAACCTCTAGACTATAATTAAAGGATATTTAAGCTTGTTTGACATATCTATAATTTCTAAGTAGTGCCACCATTGATTATTTAATAGTTCTAAATAATACACCACACACTCATGTCCAAACTGCAATATGAACACTCCCCCTACAGGAAAATAAAATCATGTCAAGTCAATTTATATCCGTTGAAATTTTCACATGGTATATTGTTTGAAACCTTAAAAAAGTGCAACATTTCAACAGTTATATGACCATTCTGTGGTAAATATATTGTCATATCAGCTCTATGCATGTGGTAGGTGAACATGGACTGTATTTCATACTGCTGTCACTGTCATCTCATCAGCTGTGCGGTAATCCAGAGCATTGCTCTCAGCTGTGAGATGGAAAGTGCAGTTGATTCCAGTTTTCTGAAGGATTAGGAGAAAGTTTTACCCCACGGACAGCAGCGCTGTACACACAAACGTATATGCAAATGTGCACAAAACTACCCAGAGACCCACAATCCAGATGCCCCCAAATTCTTTGCAGCCCTCCAGCATAGAATGAACTGATCACTGAAGTGAAAAATCGCAGCAGTCTGCAGAGGGCCGAATATGTGAAATACgactcagatagatagatagatggatagatggatggatgaatagttTATATAGATACTGTCATAGAATAGCATAGTTTAAAAATAGGCAGACACACTGTAACATACAGCTGGAATTTAAAACTGGTTAGTATCTTCTAAACTGATGAATGACAGATTGGAGGttaaaataatagcagatttgtctaattctaaataaatgctaaaacTGAGATGAAAGAATATCTTCAACCATAAAATAAATTTtgctatggtaaaataaaaattcagcgaTATTGGACACCTTTTTCCTCTATAGTGTTGATATGGCAACtagtaaatatgtaattttgcttATGCTAGCATGTGTGGAAATATTTAAACCATGTGTGTTACAACTAACCCCGTGTTAGTTTGTGCCCCGCGCTCTCCTAAGTAAGGAAATACTGACGACaggccattgaattattagaaattaATTGGTGGTGATGGGATTAGGAGACGCGGAGATTTGGTCGTGATGCGGCCATGACTCGAACTGGCTTTAGATCTCGGGggtgcattattttctaataattcaatggcccGTTGTCAGTTATTCTGCTTATACTACGATTACCACATCTCAAATATTGTTCTGATGTTGTATTTAAAGATATTTGTCAGATTTTTGTCTTTAAAACATTTGGATTAATTTCTTACACATCTCATCCAACACCTCTGTCACTAAACCCAGTACATCATTTCAGAACtagtaatggaggcttgagctgTTTATAAtgcagttaaagctgcagtaggtaacttttgtaaaaatatattatttacatatttgttaaacctgtcattatgtcctgacagtagaatatgagacagatcatctgtgaaaaaatcaagctcctctggctcctcccagtggtcctattgccatttgcagaaatactccgctcccggtaagaaacaaccaatcagagctgcggcccgtaactttgtttgtgttcaaaatttagaaaaatgtatataataagcgagtacaccatgaatccgttttccaaaccgtgtttttagcttgtcctgaatcactagggtgcacctataataagtgtttatattcagactattttagattgctttgggggtaccgcggcggagtaacccagtacctttgtgattcttcattgacataaacagagagaagtagctccggctacgatgttcttccgcaagacgcaagcagttctgtttattaaccgctagagcgtcaaaagttccctaccgcagctttaataatgAAGAtattagagagacagagagagagagagagagagagagagagagagagatcaagcATGTTTGAATTACCTCTCTGAGTCTGTGCGTCTCTCGGCACTGTTCGGCATCATGGTTTCTAATAGCGAAACTGCAAGTTTATCTGATTCAAGAACAGCACCACTATTAGTGAGAAATTGCATTTAGCTTTTACTTTGCTGAATTATTTCACTGATAATAATCGTCAGAGCAGCGCTAAGAACACGTTTCTGTGAGTgtgaatgtttctgtgtgtgcgACTGTGTCTGTACTGTTTCCTCACAAAATAACTGAAATCGTTTGGTAAATGGTAATGTGCTCAAGACCTGCCTGGAACTAATTGTATTTTTcccctgaaaataattgcacatctTGGAACATTTGTCAGCCAGTCAGATGCAAGCATTCAATGGCCCTCTAgtgtaatcatttttttaatattaggattggtcattatattttaaacttaaactgaTGTTTTTCATACCTTAAAATGACTCTAAACAGAATGTGTCTGCCACAGTATCTTCTACCttatattcttttcattttctatttCCCATGAAAGCATCCATCCACCAGGTGAAAGTATTCCACCTATGAAATATTAACATCACCTCTGGAACACAATTTAGAGTCTCATTTTGAGATCATTCATCTGGTGGAAAactgtatagtgaaaacactGACCTAAGGTTACCTGGCTCGAGTCGAAAACAGTCTTTCACTTTGGTTTGAAACATGTCAAGTATTGCTTTGAGAAGACATTAGATCAAACTCAAAGGTGGAGGAATTCAAAGCtgacacagaaaaacaaacagttcAGCATGCAATAAATGCTGAGCTAAAACGGCTGAAACCATCATATGCAGTTTGCACacaagtatttatattttttaaagtatattatttctgtaataagttCTCTTACTCTAAAAGTATGCTAAAGAGTACTTTTCACAAGGGCATACTTGTAGTGCTTAGTATAAGTAAGCGGATTGGGATTCAGCCCAGGTCTCTGGACCAGTGTGCTGCATTAGCACACATGTAGGGGGGTCCAGGAGCTGTACTGAATAATCTGACCCCACAGGCTTCATCCATTAGCTCTAATGTGCTTCGCTAGTCCATTTAGCCTGCTAACCCCCACCCCCACACTCCCTCTCGCTCTCCAATCATTCCCTCGCTCCACACTTTTCCTCCAGGATACAGAAAGAAAAAGCAGAGACCGACTCTTTTATTCTCTCGCAGGTCTGCTGGGCACGGAGCGATTCTGAGCCTGGAAGACTGAAAGAgtgggagaaagagaaaagacagGAACAAAAAGAGATTCTGAGAGGATGTTTGAGGAGCCTTGACTCGACTCAAAAGAGGAATGAAAGGACAGAAGAAAAAGACTGGGAAAAAATAGAATAGAGGCTGTTTAAAAGGCAGGGAAGTCAGAGTCAGTCCTTACAGATCTTGAAGGAAcagattatctatctatctatctatctatctatctatctatctatctatctatctatctatctatctatctatctatctatcggtttCATAATATTCATGAAACATGCAGATGGTTGTTCTGAGCACAACAGATTTCAGATGAGGAGACATTTAATGTTTTCTCCACTTTGAACTTTAATATGAAGGTCAATCTAAACAGAACCAGAGGGATATTCTAACATTCATGAATAGCTACGGCTATAGATAGATACATATCTGACATCTGTGGTAAAGGTGTGACTTTCCTTgagaatgcattaaatgaaaCCATGCAGACATGCCATAAATATTGATTCTCTTTTATATGACCTATCAAGTGATACTATCCCGAGGGTATAATTAGACTTTTAATCAATCTAGCGGTGATCAGTCATTCCTTTATTAATACTGAATCAACATCTTTGATTAGCTCTACCTTCAGAAATAAACACCCACCGGTCTTAACGATGAACAAAAAGATCTGGTTAGAGAATATTTTTAACACCTGTTACGTAACATCACCGAAATAGGTGAAGCCAGTGAGAATTGACATTGTGTGTTGTAGTTCTGGCTTATTGACCCCGTTCATCAAGCAGATGTGTCACAGGAGGATCTTGAGTGGGGTATCCCCTGCCGTGTCTCTTAATGACAAATCTATTCACAGGCCAATTATGACCTTCCTCCCACGCATTTGCTCACCATGTAGCTATTCTGCTCATTGGATGCAAGCTAAACAGCCATACTAAAAGAGTACTAAGCCTTCTCTGATATTCCCTctgtaattatgataataatcCATGTTGAAAGAGCAACAATTTTGCTCGTATCTCCAAATGCAAAGGTTCATGGTTATTGCTAGTACATCATGCTGAGCCCTCAAAATGAATtttagtcatcatttactctccctcatgtcatttcCAACCAATATGGTTGTCAAATTGTGTAATTTTTAAGAATATCCCGGCCAGTCTTTTCCCATTAAAGTGAATGAAGGCTAATGTGTACAGCTCCAACATGACGAAAAGCATCTTAAAACTGAACCATGTGActtcataaatgcatattttatgagACAGTAGtgaagtttccttttttttcaggtttGAGTTTATTTAGGTGAGTTCTTCTTTTAAGGTTCTTGTTTAATTCATGCCGTTTTATTGACAGAAAACATCTCCTGTAATTCCCTTAAGTGCCGTGCAGATGCAGACATGCAACATTGCACTGCTGGGTATTAGTTCTTATAAAAGCAAAGTGGTGATGGTGGAATTAGCAAGAGTGTCTTTGCTCTGATTGATGGTGGAGTGGAAAACAAAGCAAGTTGTGAGAGTGGCTCCTGAAACCCTTTATCTGTCAGGTACCATTACACAAACTACTCAGGGACTACTAAGCTCGAGACACAGTGAGAGGCTTTTTTCCTGCTATAGGTCGCTTCCTGAGAAAAAGACAAGAGATCAATAATGGCAGGAAATTTATGGCATCGTTTGAAGCCTGTGAGACTCTGGAACGGCAGAGCGAGGAGACGGTGTGCCGTATTTCTGTGGATTTCTGTCTTGTGccttaattactttttttctcttccaaAGATCTGAATGTTCGGTTATTCTGGTGACCCTGTGTTGAAAATGTGCCAACAATCCATAATTAGGCTTTAGCTGCTTAGACTTAGCTTTGGCTTAGAAAATTAATGTGTGATTTTTGCAGTAAAGAATgttttatagtgttattttttacCCCCCCCCCATTTCTACAATAGTAGATAcactacatttatatttacatttaatcctttagaagatgcttttatccaaagcgacttacaaatgagaacaatagaagcaatcagatcaagagaacaacaacagtatacaagagccatgacaagtctcagttagtctagtacagaacgcatagccatagaatgtttttttttctctagtataatagtttaattatttttttttttttatgtttttgataaagaAGTGTTttgggctgcatttatttgaccagaaatacagtaaaaaataaaataaacaaatagtgaaatattatttgaattaaataacttttttgcatttgaactttttttttaaaatgtgatttattttggtGATAGaaagctgatttttcagaaacattatttcagtcttcagtgtcacatgattcctcagaaatcataataatatatttgctgctcaggaaacatttcttattatgatcaatgttcaTAAAACCCATCATACAatcaggattccttgatgaatgaaaatctaaaaaaaaaaaaaaaaaaaaaaaaatatatatatatatatatatatatatatatatatatatatatatatatatatatatatagtatgtgtttgaaatcaaaatattttctaacattctaaatgtctttacaaaTGTATGTTTGgatgaatttaatgcatcattactgaaagattaattttctttaaaaaaattaaaaaaataaagtaatgaaCCAATCTTTTGAATGATGAAGATCTGATTTTATCCAGCTGCGATAAAAGACAAGATATTATTTCTGTTGCATCACACTTTGATAGCTCCGCCCACAATTAAATTTCACTGTCACTGTATtgtatcacacacacatttttcatttcaCTTAGACAAATGACTTTATGGTGAAAAGTGCCTGCAGGACACAGTGTGACACGATGACTCAACCATTCAAATGAATTTTCACACTCCTGCAAAAAAAGGTGACGTAACTCTCTATAATCTCAAAAGAAGCTTTGTGTTTAACTTCCTCTCAGTCTTTGTCTGGAAGAAAGAGGTTTTTAGGCAAGATATCAGTCTTTGAGTTCTAAATCAAGAAGCCCAAAAAACCCATGCATTTACCATGGCTGTCAAGCATTGAGACCTCTCTGCTGACAAAGAGTGACATTTAAACTGAAGTGCATAaccatatgttgttgtttttaccccATTTTGTTATGATACTCAGTATGGAAAttatgatgtggaaaaaaaagcACAAGACAGGTCACTTTGCAGTTAAGTATTACACTGTGACACGTTTTACCTTCAGCACAAGAACAGTCGAAGCAAGGATGTTTCTCGTGCTAAAAACGCAGTGACCTGGTTTAGCTTGCAGTCATCTAAAAGACATGCACAGTGAATAGTAAATGGTAATATTCAATTATCAAAAACCACATTACTATTTCTTGGGTCTTGAACAGAGCTATGGCAAGAAAGTCAACTATTTCCTAAAACcaactaaaataaatcaaaaatgaaattcaatttaaatatagGAGCATTGTCTATACCATAAATGGATTTGACACATAAACATCTACGGGGTAAATTTATGACCATATCAAAATGacaaatgggtgccgtcagaataagagtccaaacggctgataaaaacataacaataatccacaagtaatcaagtCTCAAGTCAGTTAATgtcctgtgaagtgaaaagataCATGTTTGTTATAAACAATTccattattaagatttttttttttaacttcaaagaGTCCCCCATCCATAATATTGATTCTTCAGTGAAAACGACACCtcacctgaatcaggagagaaatatgcacagaaagCACTATTTACAAACGAAAACGGTCGGAAAtagttctaaataaatatgttggtggattctGAGGACAACAGGGGACAGACTTTTTTAATGGATCAAATGCTATCATagattatggactcgtattttagccgGAAGCAATGGTTTTTGACTGAACTATTTCTAAAATGCCAGCTGGAGTTTATTTAACTCATTCAAACATTCTGCTGTAGAAATAGGGTGCAAGAACTCCGTGGCTTCTTTTGCAGCTTGATTTTCCAGAAACATAAACAGTTTGCATTAGAGAGTATAATGAGAAACAATGCAATGATCCCTGCTGATCAGCGGAAAACAAGCAGTAGTTTTACCTCTATTCAAAAGCACTGTACCATGAATAAGAAAACCGTTATGAAAGTTTTATTCTACTAAAGTATTTATAGAGTTAgggttgtttgttttatttcaggcaTATCCTTGAGCTGTGCATTCAGTGGGCACAATCTGGCTCTGTCTTTAGACAGCGTGCATGCAGGCTTTACATGACATCTGGGGCATTGACTCGAGTTGGATAAGGGTTTGGAGGGCCTTTTCCTTTGTCTGTCCAGGAAATGCCTCTAAGGAATGTTATTTCTTCGAAGCTCAGTTTTCTTCTGGTTTTGTCAAACATTGTGCCAGTGATCCCAGCCAAGCCATGATTCCATCTACTAATGTGTGGATGTGTGCTTAAATAGCTCCTATTTTATGTCTAACAGTGattgtgcatgcatttatgaAATGGCAATCTTTTTTTCACAGTTAATTTTTATAGTTGATTTTTACAAGTAGATTTGACTATAAAATAATAGCAActcaaata is part of the Carassius auratus strain Wakin chromosome 10, ASM336829v1, whole genome shotgun sequence genome and harbors:
- the LOC113110454 gene encoding C-C motif chemokine 19-like, which gives rise to MMFSHTLTLWTGALLILSLSLWSCTTALDDGAMDCCLNTSNRRIPKRLVTSFTIQTGDGACRIPATIFVTRKGLKLCAPFPSDNNWVRNLINNILAGSVPKKSRGKRH